The proteins below come from a single Oryzomicrobium terrae genomic window:
- a CDS encoding PulJ/GspJ family protein, producing the protein MSVMNPMRGPHPVGGFTLVEMVVVIAIAGVIAAGVAMFIRQPVVSAMDTMRRAEYSDIADTALRRMARDIRRAVPNSVRVSLVGSTYYLEFLQTRSGGRYRRAPDPSVTCAGADDSKAGCNSLEFTRADASFEVLGGSVAVRGGDSVVIYNLGIAGADAYNGDTRRAVNCAATPGCPGNVTALALTTTAPFPLESPDGRFLIVDTPVTYVCAPGANGTLTRYWGYGIALAQPTDATAAPLANASQARLADRVTACQITYATGTEAQRHGLVTLRLTIGSPGGNGDAPVNVSLYHAVQVSNVP; encoded by the coding sequence ATGAGCGTCATGAACCCCATGCGCGGCCCGCACCCTGTGGGCGGCTTCACCCTGGTGGAGATGGTGGTGGTCATCGCCATCGCCGGGGTCATTGCTGCCGGTGTGGCTATGTTCATCCGCCAGCCGGTCGTCAGCGCCATGGATACGATGCGTCGTGCCGAGTACAGCGACATCGCCGACACGGCCCTGCGCCGCATGGCCCGCGACATCCGCCGGGCCGTGCCGAACAGCGTGCGGGTCAGTCTGGTGGGCAGTACCTACTACCTGGAATTTCTGCAAACCCGCAGCGGCGGGCGCTACCGTCGGGCGCCGGACCCGTCGGTCACCTGCGCCGGGGCCGATGACAGCAAGGCCGGCTGCAACAGCCTGGAGTTCACCCGGGCGGATGCCTCCTTCGAAGTGCTGGGCGGCAGTGTGGCGGTGCGGGGGGGCGACAGCGTCGTGATCTACAACTTGGGCATCGCGGGTGCCGATGCCTACAACGGCGATACCCGGCGGGCGGTCAACTGCGCGGCGACCCCGGGTTGCCCGGGCAACGTCACGGCGCTGGCGCTGACGACCACCGCCCCGTTCCCGCTGGAATCGCCCGATGGCCGCTTCCTGATAGTCGATACCCCGGTGACCTATGTCTGTGCGCCAGGGGCGAACGGCACCCTGACTCGCTATTGGGGCTATGGCATCGCCCTTGCCCAACCTACGGATGCCACTGCCGCGCCCCTGGCCAATGCCAGCCAGGCCCGCCTGGCCGACCGGGTGACGGCCTGCCAGATCACCTATGCCACCGGGACAGAGGCCCAGCGCCATGGTTTGGTCACCCTGCGGCTGACCATTGGCAGCCCCGGCGGCAATGGCGATGCCCCGGTCAACGTCAGCCTCTACCATGCCGTACAGGTGTCCAATGTGCCTTGA
- a CDS encoding pilin, producing MKRMQSGFTLVELIVVIVILGILAATALPRFINVSADARIAAMNGMVGAMRSAVALAQSRYVAAGDFTASSVKMDMDGGKTVTVAKTTGIPTADDAGIVAALQATDGFKFTHASGVTTVTRADSSGNAVDTSCKITYAAATGTVDASALTAANCGG from the coding sequence ATGAAACGCATGCAATCCGGCTTCACCCTGGTCGAGCTGATCGTCGTCATCGTGATTCTCGGCATCCTGGCCGCCACGGCGCTGCCGCGGTTTATCAACGTTTCCGCCGATGCACGTATTGCGGCTATGAATGGCATGGTTGGCGCCATGCGTTCAGCGGTTGCCTTGGCACAATCCCGTTATGTGGCGGCAGGTGATTTCACGGCATCCTCGGTGAAAATGGATATGGATGGCGGTAAAACCGTCACTGTGGCTAAGACCACTGGCATTCCAACCGCAGACGATGCTGGCATTGTGGCGGCGCTGCAAGCCACCGATGGGTTTAAGTTTACCCATGCCTCTGGGGTGACCACCGTGACCCGTGCAGATTCCAGTGGCAATGCCGTTGATACCTCCTGCAAAATCACCTACGCAGCAGCTACTGGCACCGTTGATGCTTCAGCTCTGACCGCTGCGAACTGTGGCGGCTAA
- a CDS encoding agglutinin biogenesis protein MshP: MCLDRLHRPGRGFALPAAIFLLVVLALLGAFVIRIVGMQQQGSRLDVEGARAYQAARAGIEWGLFRVLSPAATAPCPFATSNQAFGTGFEAYTVTVTCSSGAVTEGGTATTLYSLVATACNQPANGACPNPNPTDGYVMRQIEAGTSR; the protein is encoded by the coding sequence ATGTGCCTTGACCGTTTGCATCGTCCGGGCCGGGGCTTCGCCCTGCCGGCGGCCATCTTCCTGCTAGTGGTGCTGGCACTGCTCGGCGCCTTCGTCATCCGCATAGTCGGGATGCAGCAGCAGGGTTCCCGCCTCGATGTCGAGGGGGCGCGCGCCTATCAGGCGGCCCGGGCCGGGATCGAATGGGGGTTGTTTCGCGTCCTCAGCCCGGCCGCGACGGCGCCCTGCCCGTTTGCCACGAGCAACCAGGCGTTTGGTACGGGGTTCGAAGCTTATACGGTGACGGTGACCTGCAGCAGCGGCGCGGTCACCGAAGGCGGCACAGCCACGACCCTGTACAGCCTGGTGGCGACGGCCTGCAACCAGCCGGCCAATGGCGCCTGCCCGAATCCGAATCCAACGGACGGTTATGTGATGCGGCAGATCGAAGCGGGGACGTCGCGATGA
- a CDS encoding prepilin-type N-terminal cleavage/methylation domain-containing protein — MRRVVPLRPARGFTLLELLVVVAIVAVLGSVGLDRFWHLQEQAERAAMEQSLLGLKFALRIQMAAASAAQDPARLRRVADGNPFDWLEERPANYAGEVSPAVPEVPPGSWMFDRGHAEVLYRARRHASLEGADGAVLRFQLRPLDAAGRPVAQGAGFASMVLAPQGAYRWFERSF, encoded by the coding sequence ATGAGGCGGGTTGTACCCCTTCGTCCGGCGCGGGGTTTCACCCTGCTCGAACTGCTGGTGGTGGTGGCCATCGTCGCCGTGCTCGGCAGCGTCGGCCTGGACCGCTTCTGGCACCTGCAGGAACAGGCCGAGCGCGCCGCCATGGAGCAGAGCCTGCTCGGCCTCAAGTTCGCCCTGCGCATCCAGATGGCCGCCGCCAGCGCCGCCCAGGACCCGGCCCGGCTGCGTCGGGTGGCGGACGGCAATCCCTTCGACTGGCTCGAAGAACGTCCCGCCAACTACGCTGGTGAAGTTTCCCCGGCCGTGCCGGAGGTTCCACCCGGCAGCTGGATGTTCGACCGGGGCCACGCCGAGGTGCTTTATCGGGCCCGCCGCCATGCCAGCCTGGAGGGGGCGGACGGCGCCGTGCTGCGTTTTCAGTTGCGCCCCCTGGATGCCGCCGGCCGTCCGGTCGCCCAGGGAGCAGGTTTTGCCTCGATGGTCCTGGCGCCCCAGGGGGCCTACCGCTGGTTCGAGCGGAGTTTTTGA
- a CDS encoding DUF6701 domain-containing protein, whose product MGRHLNHMKRLLWGAVALLGLAAGHAQGAACQSAQAGNWSAPATWTSCNNGIPQNGDSATINHAVTVDGNVGSDGNNALSGLTVGTNGVLQGGSYTLVLKGNLTVDGRINWPTGTVSLYSATSQWGGGATGSAIILSSIVMRWSAGLTFAPSAAYTIELRGATPLDTQNGNFNNNGANANNKVTLYFNGAGNQSFTNTKLQYPNLRLGGGGTKTDGASSVTVLGNLTVDAGTTFDASSATSQNAIGGDLTVGGTFKVSPGNNGAWEFNGTTTQTITGAVYLYGIIVSNSSGVVLNGGDLSLGTTSSGRLQFTAGGITTGTNKVIINTPCDWTNIVTGEGTNNKWINGKVQLTFSGYKSTCTFPVGDSLYYAPIDLFIPYFSDVGNIGGKTLTGSTTRTEHPQIGTSGLNPNKDANRYWTLGGTGDTFGCVPLGSDKWNPGYYLATFYFNDPDLDVGAATKNFQVGRYAGGWAPPGVDTAKPHSTSIKVDPTGPGATDGSPFGTYAVGEVLGAPSGGGATNSCANPWGGSQPGAFNAYETATAPATSATGVIKTKVAGQPYSLDVVALKTDKSAVDTTFNGAVAIDVLGLAAYNPASPPALDASGCPAGATVLASPSGTPTISNGRTTVSFPAEANAWGYAKVRIKYTANGSTLTSCSGDAFAIRPNVLGLLAQTSYKQSGGAWVTLAATTTAGTPVHPAGQPFQLTVTGYNGAAAPAITSNWSASSLVTAAAVGGGMTAGTFATGTLAGSGGTVVSASATYSEVGPFTGQLFDTAFARVDSGDGTSADCSGWWVCSPAVAIGRFIPDHFDLSNGTLTNRGDVATCADNFTYTGEPFRLAFTLTARNAAGATTKNYDATAGWARLDGSQGAKWVQGTSAVGAGNINPWGINLTNNAPLAAGRLAVWSGSSVGVCSAPAGAWFQGAASFAACLNVTRNATAENSYEQFRLGVAPVDEDGATLATTAFTLDADNSGSNERLALGTTRLLHGRLSLDNAYGSEILPLPMPMQTQYWITTSGSGYWAANAQDSCTAVTSSSISLTNYGRNLSAGETTPCLRRPGETLCASSQSAMGGKFSLILGAPGTGNDGWVTVGYATATALPWLDPARPGKATFGPARRPKVQYQRENFGFNF is encoded by the coding sequence ATGGGGCGTCATCTCAACCACATGAAACGACTGCTGTGGGGCGCGGTGGCCCTCTTGGGTCTGGCGGCAGGCCATGCCCAAGGCGCTGCCTGCCAATCGGCCCAGGCGGGCAATTGGAGCGCGCCGGCTACCTGGACGTCATGCAATAACGGCATCCCGCAGAACGGCGATTCGGCGACGATCAATCATGCGGTCACGGTCGACGGTAACGTGGGCAGCGACGGCAACAACGCCCTGTCCGGATTGACGGTTGGAACCAATGGCGTGCTGCAGGGTGGTAGCTACACTCTGGTGCTGAAGGGCAACCTGACGGTGGATGGGCGCATCAACTGGCCGACCGGCACCGTCTCCCTGTATTCCGCCACCTCCCAATGGGGCGGGGGCGCCACCGGCAGCGCCATCATCCTCAGCAGCATCGTCATGCGCTGGAGCGCGGGTCTGACCTTTGCACCCAGCGCCGCTTACACCATCGAGTTGCGCGGCGCGACGCCCCTGGATACCCAGAACGGCAACTTCAACAACAACGGCGCCAATGCCAACAACAAGGTGACCCTCTACTTCAATGGCGCGGGTAACCAGAGCTTCACCAACACCAAGCTGCAATACCCCAACCTGCGCCTGGGCGGCGGCGGCACGAAGACCGACGGGGCGAGCAGCGTCACCGTCCTCGGCAACCTGACCGTCGATGCCGGGACGACCTTCGATGCGTCCAGTGCCACTAGCCAGAACGCCATTGGCGGCGATCTCACCGTCGGCGGCACCTTCAAGGTGTCGCCAGGCAACAACGGGGCCTGGGAGTTCAATGGGACGACGACCCAGACCATCACCGGTGCGGTCTATCTCTACGGGATCATCGTCAGCAACAGCAGTGGCGTTGTGCTGAACGGTGGCGACTTGAGCCTGGGCACGACAAGCTCCGGCCGGCTGCAGTTCACCGCCGGCGGTATCACCACCGGGACCAACAAGGTCATCATCAATACGCCGTGCGACTGGACCAACATCGTTACCGGCGAGGGCACCAACAACAAGTGGATCAACGGCAAGGTTCAGCTGACGTTTTCCGGCTACAAATCCACCTGCACCTTCCCGGTGGGGGACAGCCTGTACTACGCGCCGATCGACCTCTTCATTCCCTATTTCAGCGATGTCGGCAATATCGGGGGCAAGACGCTCACGGGCAGCACCACCCGTACCGAGCACCCGCAGATCGGCACATCAGGACTCAACCCGAACAAGGATGCCAACCGCTACTGGACCCTGGGCGGAACGGGAGATACCTTCGGTTGCGTCCCGCTGGGCTCGGACAAGTGGAACCCCGGCTATTACCTGGCCACCTTCTATTTCAACGACCCGGATCTGGACGTCGGCGCGGCGACGAAGAATTTCCAGGTCGGACGCTATGCCGGAGGGTGGGCGCCGCCGGGCGTCGATACCGCCAAGCCCCACTCCACCAGCATCAAGGTGGACCCGACGGGCCCCGGGGCGACCGATGGTTCGCCGTTCGGCACCTATGCCGTGGGCGAAGTGCTGGGCGCCCCGTCCGGTGGCGGGGCCACCAACAGCTGCGCCAACCCCTGGGGCGGCAGCCAACCCGGCGCCTTCAATGCCTACGAGACGGCGACGGCGCCGGCCACCAGCGCCACCGGCGTGATCAAGACCAAGGTTGCCGGCCAGCCCTACAGCCTGGATGTGGTGGCCCTCAAGACCGACAAGAGCGCCGTCGATACCACCTTCAACGGCGCGGTGGCCATCGATGTGCTGGGGCTGGCGGCCTACAATCCCGCCAGCCCGCCGGCGCTGGATGCCAGTGGTTGCCCGGCAGGGGCAACGGTGCTGGCGTCCCCCTCGGGCACGCCGACGATCAGCAATGGACGCACCACGGTGAGCTTTCCCGCCGAGGCCAATGCCTGGGGCTACGCCAAGGTGCGGATCAAATACACCGCCAACGGTTCGACCCTGACGTCGTGCTCGGGCGATGCCTTTGCCATCCGCCCGAATGTGTTGGGCCTGCTGGCGCAGACCTCGTACAAGCAAAGCGGCGGCGCTTGGGTGACCCTCGCTGCCACGACAACCGCCGGAACCCCGGTGCATCCCGCCGGCCAGCCCTTCCAATTGACCGTGACGGGCTACAACGGGGCGGCTGCGCCGGCCATCACGAGCAACTGGAGCGCTTCGTCCCTGGTGACGGCGGCCGCGGTGGGGGGCGGCATGACCGCCGGCACCTTCGCCACCGGCACCCTGGCGGGCAGCGGTGGCACGGTGGTGTCCGCCTCGGCGACTTATTCCGAAGTGGGGCCGTTTACCGGGCAGCTGTTCGACACGGCGTTTGCCCGGGTGGATAGCGGCGATGGCACCAGCGCCGACTGCTCGGGATGGTGGGTGTGCTCGCCGGCGGTGGCCATCGGCCGCTTCATCCCCGACCACTTCGATCTGAGCAACGGTACCCTGACCAACCGGGGCGACGTGGCGACGTGCGCCGACAATTTCACCTACACCGGCGAACCGTTCCGGCTGGCCTTCACCCTGACCGCCAGGAATGCGGCGGGGGCGACCACCAAGAATTACGACGCTACCGCGGGCTGGGCGCGCCTCGATGGCTCCCAAGGGGCCAAGTGGGTCCAGGGCACAAGCGCGGTCGGCGCGGGCAACATCAACCCCTGGGGCATCAACCTGACCAACAATGCGCCCTTGGCCGCCGGGCGACTGGCCGTGTGGAGCGGAAGCAGTGTGGGTGTCTGCTCCGCCCCGGCAGGGGCCTGGTTCCAGGGGGCCGCCAGTTTTGCCGCATGCCTGAACGTCACCCGTAACGCCACGGCCGAGAACAGCTACGAGCAGTTCCGTCTCGGGGTCGCCCCCGTCGATGAGGATGGCGCCACGCTGGCCACGACGGCGTTCACGCTGGATGCCGACAACTCCGGCAGCAACGAGCGGCTCGCCCTGGGCACGACGCGGCTGCTGCATGGCCGCTTGAGCCTGGATAACGCCTACGGCAGCGAAATCCTGCCCCTGCCGATGCCGATGCAGACCCAGTACTGGATCACCACCTCGGGCAGCGGCTACTGGGCGGCCAACGCCCAGGACAGCTGCACGGCGGTGACGTCTTCGTCCATCAGCCTGACCAACTACGGCCGCAACCTGTCGGCGGGGGAAACCACGCCCTGCCTGCGCCGTCCGGGGGAAACGCTCTGTGCCAGCAGCCAGTCCGCGATGGGCGGCAAGTTCTCCTTGATTCTGGGGGCGCCAGGGACCGGCAACGATGGGTGGGTCACGGTGGGCTATGCCACGGCGACAGCACTGCCCTGGCTTGATCCGGCCCGGCCCGGGAAGGCCACCTTCGGTCCGGCTCGCCGTCCTAAAGTCCAGTACCAGCGTGAAAACTTTGGTTTTAACTT
- a CDS encoding type II secretion system F family protein: MAKFAYKARAAGGELVEGVLEAASPAAVADAIAAAGRIPLEIRESAAEALAFKLPSLSFGPKVRTVDLLLFSRQMNALLKAGVPIMRALAGLQESSTNPAMKTVLQEVRESLDSGRELSVSLARHPKAFSPFYLSMIRVGELTGLLEEIFQRLYHHLDFEQFMRQQVKSALRYPMFVVSAMAVAIVVINLFVIPAFAKVFKGFGAELPLMTRLLIGFSEFMVHWWWALAAAAVGGVFAFRGWVASDDGRFKWDRWKLRIPIAGKIVLKATLARFARSLALALRSGVPVVQALGVTAQTVENRFVAHCAERMRDGVERGESLLRTASAVGVFTPVVLQMVAVGEESGSLDDMLQDVAEMYQKEVEYELKTLSQQIEPILIVFLGIMVLILALGVFLPMWDLGKVAIK, translated from the coding sequence ATGGCCAAGTTTGCCTATAAAGCCCGGGCCGCCGGCGGCGAGTTGGTGGAGGGCGTGCTCGAAGCCGCCAGCCCCGCTGCCGTGGCCGACGCCATTGCCGCCGCCGGGCGCATCCCCCTGGAAATCCGTGAATCCGCCGCCGAGGCCCTGGCCTTCAAGCTGCCCAGCCTGTCCTTCGGGCCGAAGGTACGCACCGTCGATCTGCTGCTCTTTTCCCGCCAGATGAACGCCCTGCTCAAGGCCGGCGTGCCGATCATGCGCGCCCTGGCCGGGCTGCAGGAATCGTCCACCAATCCGGCGATGAAGACGGTGCTCCAGGAAGTGCGCGAAAGCCTCGATTCGGGACGCGAACTGTCGGTTTCCCTGGCCCGCCATCCCAAGGCCTTCTCGCCCTTCTACCTGTCGATGATCCGGGTCGGCGAACTGACCGGCCTGCTCGAGGAAATCTTCCAGCGCCTCTACCACCACCTGGATTTCGAGCAGTTCATGCGCCAGCAGGTCAAGTCGGCCCTGCGCTACCCGATGTTCGTGGTCAGCGCCATGGCCGTGGCCATCGTCGTCATCAACCTGTTCGTCATCCCCGCCTTCGCCAAGGTGTTCAAGGGCTTCGGCGCCGAACTGCCGCTGATGACCCGGCTGCTGATCGGCTTTTCCGAGTTCATGGTGCACTGGTGGTGGGCCCTGGCCGCCGCCGCGGTGGGGGGCGTATTCGCCTTCCGCGGCTGGGTCGCCAGCGACGACGGGCGTTTCAAGTGGGATCGCTGGAAACTGCGCATCCCCATCGCCGGCAAGATCGTCCTCAAGGCCACCCTGGCCCGCTTCGCCCGCAGTCTGGCCCTGGCCCTGCGCAGCGGCGTGCCGGTCGTGCAGGCCCTGGGCGTGACTGCCCAGACCGTGGAAAACCGTTTCGTCGCCCACTGCGCCGAACGCATGCGCGATGGTGTGGAGCGCGGCGAAAGCCTGCTGCGCACCGCTTCCGCTGTCGGCGTGTTCACCCCGGTGGTGTTGCAGATGGTCGCCGTCGGTGAAGAATCCGGCTCCCTGGACGACATGCTCCAGGACGTGGCCGAGATGTACCAGAAAGAGGTCGAGTACGAACTCAAGACCCTGTCCCAGCAGATCGAGCCGATCCTGATCGTCTTCCTCGGCATCATGGTGCTGATCCTCGCCCTGGGGGTGTTCCTGCCCATGTGGGACCTGGGCAAGGTCGCGATCAAATGA
- a CDS encoding prepilin-type N-terminal cleavage/methylation domain-containing protein, which produces MCTRRLEGRATPAWGQRGLTLVELIVAMVIIAVAVGGVLLAINQGAFASADPLVRKQALAIAESLLEEVESMPFTYCDPDDADAATATSAIVGAGGCRTTVEAMGPEAGEGRGNAGSPFDNVNDYNNYQTPAAGITDIFGAPVAGLAAYQASVRVADAGAPFNAGEALRIVVTVSGPANTTVTLTGLRARYAPNP; this is translated from the coding sequence ATGTGCACTCGACGCCTTGAGGGGCGCGCCACGCCGGCGTGGGGCCAGCGCGGCCTGACCCTGGTGGAGTTGATCGTCGCCATGGTCATCATCGCCGTGGCGGTGGGCGGAGTGTTGCTGGCCATCAACCAGGGGGCCTTCGCCAGCGCCGACCCGCTGGTACGCAAACAGGCCCTGGCCATCGCCGAATCCCTGCTCGAAGAAGTGGAGTCGATGCCCTTCACCTACTGCGATCCCGACGATGCGGATGCGGCAACGGCCACCAGCGCGATTGTCGGGGCCGGAGGCTGCCGCACCACGGTGGAGGCCATGGGGCCCGAGGCCGGTGAAGGTCGGGGCAATGCCGGTTCGCCCTTCGACAACGTCAATGATTACAACAATTACCAGACGCCTGCCGCTGGCATCACCGACATCTTCGGTGCTCCGGTGGCCGGACTCGCGGCCTACCAGGCGTCGGTGCGGGTCGCCGATGCCGGCGCTCCCTTCAATGCGGGCGAGGCACTGCGCATCGTCGTGACGGTGAGCGGCCCGGCCAACACCACCGTCACCCTCACCGGCCTGCGCGCCCGTTACGCCCCGAATCCATGA
- a CDS encoding prepilin-type N-terminal cleavage/methylation domain-containing protein, with the protein MTKSSLSRRTRQHGFTLIELIVVIIILGILAAVALPRFIDLQVQARQAKLNAAIGAVRSGSVLFHAQCLAQAAANPPVACPATNANATVTMEGVAVNGIAQYPEATLAGIVTAAGLRAGTQAQYNANPGNYDYYYTGGGGGANAVLTLNVPSPTAGSCAFTYTAGSAAAGVITAPVVTTTATACN; encoded by the coding sequence ATGACGAAATCCTCCCTGTCCCGGCGTACCCGCCAACACGGCTTCACCCTGATCGAACTGATCGTGGTGATCATCATCCTCGGCATCCTGGCGGCGGTGGCGCTGCCGCGCTTCATCGACCTGCAGGTCCAGGCGCGCCAGGCCAAGCTCAATGCGGCCATTGGTGCGGTGCGTTCCGGCTCCGTGTTGTTCCATGCCCAGTGTCTGGCGCAAGCGGCGGCCAATCCGCCAGTGGCTTGCCCGGCAACCAACGCCAACGCCACCGTGACTATGGAAGGCGTGGCCGTCAACGGCATCGCCCAGTACCCCGAGGCCACTTTGGCCGGCATCGTTACCGCCGCAGGCCTCCGTGCCGGCACCCAGGCCCAGTACAACGCCAATCCGGGCAATTACGACTACTACTACACCGGTGGTGGCGGTGGCGCCAATGCGGTCTTGACGCTCAACGTGCCGTCGCCGACGGCTGGCTCCTGCGCCTTCACGTACACCGCCGGCAGCGCCGCCGCCGGCGTGATTACCGCCCCGGTGGTAACCACCACTGCCACGGCCTGCAACTGA
- a CDS encoding GspH/FimT family pseudopilin, which yields MLRPAGGFTLVELVITLILVGILAAVAIPRFVGPGAFESRSVFEQTRAALQLAQKLAVARRGQVFVCLSGPGAVYSLTVASDAACAAPLADPVSGGAMVYAGQAGRSSVTYATNPATQGFSFNGLGQPVGLAGRVALTVSGGEAGDVARTLFVEAETGYVHSTP from the coding sequence GTGCTTCGCCCCGCGGGCGGCTTTACGCTGGTGGAGCTGGTGATCACCCTGATCCTGGTCGGCATCCTGGCCGCAGTGGCGATCCCGCGCTTCGTCGGCCCCGGCGCCTTCGAATCCCGCAGCGTTTTCGAGCAGACCCGGGCCGCCTTGCAGCTGGCTCAGAAGCTGGCGGTGGCGCGCCGCGGGCAGGTGTTCGTCTGCCTCTCGGGGCCCGGGGCGGTGTATTCCCTGACGGTGGCCAGCGATGCCGCCTGTGCCGCGCCCCTGGCCGATCCGGTGAGTGGCGGGGCGATGGTCTACGCCGGCCAGGCTGGGCGCAGCAGCGTCACCTACGCGACCAATCCGGCGACGCAGGGCTTCTCCTTCAATGGCCTGGGTCAGCCCGTCGGGCTGGCCGGCAGAGTGGCCCTCACGGTGAGCGGCGGCGAGGCCGGGGATGTGGCGCGGACCTTGTTTGTCGAAGCGGAAACCGGCTATGTGCACTCGACGCCTTGA